The sequence CCATCATCGTAGACGAAGAGCATGAGTCCAGTTACAAGCAGGACGAAACGCCGCGTTATCACGCGCGGGACACGGCTGTTGTGCGGGGCCGATTGTCGAAAGCTCTTGTTGTTCTCGGGTCTGCCACACCTTCACTTGAGAGCTACGCCAACACGGAAGAAGGCAAGTATTACCTGCTGACGATGAGTGAGCGCGTGGGCCGGCGCCCGCTGGCCAGCGTCGAGATTATTGACATGCGGGAAGAGTTCCGGCAGACGCAGACGCAGACGCAGGTGCCCATTTCGCGCCGCATGCGCGAGGAGGTGGAAGCGCAACTGCAATCCGGACAACAGACCATGTTTCTCCTGAACCGGCGCGGCTATTCCTGGTTCTTGCTTTGCCGGAGCTGCGGACAGGCAGAGCAATGCGTAAACTGCTCGATTTCACTGACGTATCACCGGCGTGAAAACCGGCTGATCTGCCACTACTGCGGCTATCAGGCCTCGGTGCCAGTGCGCTGCCGGTCGTGCGACAGCGAATATCTCTACTATGTCGGGGAAGGAACAGAGAAGCTGGAGCAGAAACTCGCCGAAATGTTTCCCGCCGCGCGAGTTGCAAGGCTCGACCGCGATGCAGCCCGGCGGCCGGGCCAGTACCTCAAAATCCTGGCGGACTTTCGTGACGGGAAAATTGACATCCTGGTGGGAACCCAGATGATCGCGAAAGGGCACGATTTTCCCGGCGTGACGCTGGTTGGTATTGTTTCAGCTGATACTTCCCTTTCGCTGCCGGATTTTCGTGCCGCGGAACGCACGTTCCAGCTTCTGACGCAGGCAGCGGGGCGCGCGGGGCGTGGTGAATCTCCGGGCCGCGTGCTGGTGCAGACTTTTTACCCGGAGCATTACGCAATTCGTCTTGCCGCCGAGCAGGACTACATCAAGTTCTTCAACAAGGAGTTACACTTTCGCCGGATGATGCATTATCCTCCAGCCGCTGCCCTGGCTGATGTTGTGGTTCGGGATAAAAAACTTGAACACGCAGTGCGAATGGCTGCGAAAATTGGAAAGTTCTTTGAAAGCCTGGGCGAACTGACTCGCGGAGTTCGCATCCTGGGCCCGGGCCCCGCTCCGTTGGCAAGGATTGAAAGGTACTACCGTATCCAGTTTCTGCTGAAAGCGTCTTCTCGGTCGAGACTGAACGTGATCCTTCGGCGGTTGGCTGAAGAGTGCGACCAGCTGGACGTGCCTTCACACGCGCTGATGATTGATATGGACCCGGTGAATTTGATGTAGCAGGGACTCTGTCGCGCAGGCCCCCGGAATGCGCTGCCGCTCCAGTTGTGGTGATGGCTGAAAAGCCGAGGGCTATCTGGCCGTAGGCGCCCCTGCTCCGGACCAGCAACTGCTACTTCTTTCAACCGCGAGGAAAACGGCTTGAAACAGCCTGGATGCTACAATCGCTGTATGAACCCATCAGGCTGCTCACGGAAGTGACTGCAATTCTTTCCCAGGTTTGAAGCGGACGGCTTTGCCGGGTACGATATTGACCTCGGCGCCTGTGCGCGGGTTTCTTCCAATTCCCGTTTTACGAGGTTTCACATTGAAGACGCCGAATCCGCGCAATTCTATCCGCTCTCCCTTGGCCAGGGCCTTCTTCATCGAACCAAAGACAGTTTCGACGGCGATCTCAGCTTTGGTCTTCGTAATTCCAGTACGGTTGACTACATCGTTGACAAGGTCGAGCTTAATCAAAAGGAACCTCCTGAAAACACAGGATTTTATCGTAAAAAGTCGCTTCGGCGTTGTCAAGTTGTTTTCTCCTGTATTATGATGCGATGCTCTGCGAGCTCTTGGAAAGGCCGCCCGCCCGAGGGGCAAACCACAAAGTTGCGTTCCGCCAATTTCTGATTAAGGGAGAGCCGATGTCTGTTAAAAATGACCGCTGGATCCGTCGTATGGTGCAAGAAAAACAGATGATTGAGCCATTTGCTGAAAACCAGAAACGCGATGGCGTCATCTCGTATGGACTTTCTTCCTACGGTTATGATCTGCGAGTGGCCGATGAATACAAAATTTTCACCAATGTTAATAATTCTATCGTGGATCCCAAGAGCTTTGACGAGCGCTCCTTCGTCGAGTTCAAGGGGCCAGTCTGCATTGTTCCTCCCAATTCCTTCGCCTTGGCGCGGTCAGTCGAATACTTCAGAATTCCGCGCAGCATCTTAACAATATGCGTGGGAAAATCGACATACGCCCGCTGTGGCATTATTGTGAATGTGACGCCGCTGGAACCGGAATGGGAAGGGTATGTGACGCTCGAGATCTCGAACACCACTCCGCTGCCTGCGCGCGTGTATTCAAACGAAGGATTGTGCCAGATTGTGTTTTTCGAGTCCGACGAGGTTTGCGAAACTTCCTACAAGGACAAGAAGGGCAAGTATCAGTCGCAGCAGGGTATAGTTCTGCCCCGAATTTGATGAAAATTTGCCTTAGGCTCGCCGCCGTGCCATTTTTGGCAGTTGTCTGTTTTCAAGGTTCGGCCTGCGGCGGCGTCCACCACCAAGCGTTTGAAAATTCGGCCCTGCAAGAACAACGCTCTGCGGCGCCGCCCAGAGTTCAGGCGCTGACCGTCCCGAAGGGTTACGAACTTTCAGCCCAGAAAAAGGCAGAGGCGCTGGCATATTCGCATATCCAGTATGTGCTGTATTTTTCGGGCGTCGTCCTTGTCCTCCTCATCTATTCCTTCCTCTGGCGCGCGAAGATTGCGCTGGCGTTTCGCAACTGGGCGCGCCACCTCTCTTCGCGACACTTTGTGCAGTGTCTGGTCTTTGCTCCTCTATTCTTTTTTACCGTCAGGCTGCTGCTTTTTCCATTTGTTTACTATTCGGACTTCATCATCGAACACCGGTTCGGCCTTATGACGCAAGGAGTCGGATTGTGGATGGCAGACTGGGGCAAGGACCTCGTTCTATTCCTGGTCGCGGGCACGCTGATGGTCGCGATTTTCTACTGGGTTGTCAGGTGCAGTCCGCATCGTTGGTGGTTTTACTTTTGGGTGGCTACGATCCCGATCACTCTGTTCGTGATATTCATCGAGCCCTTTGTTGTCGAGCCACTTTTTTACAAGTTCACACCGCTAGACGCCACCCACCCTGCACTGGTCACGCGGATCGAGCTGATGCTCCACCGCGCTGATCTCGAGATTCCCCGGCAGCGCATTCTGGAGATGGACGCCAGCTCAAAAACCAACACTCTTAACGCATATGTTTCCGGCCTGGGAGCAAGCAAGCGCGTGGTGGTGTGGGACACCACGCTAGAAAAAATGACGGAAGATGAGACCCTGCTAGTGCTTGGGCACGAGGCCGGCCATTACGTTTTAGACCACATCCTTAAAGAGTTTGCCTTGATTGAACTGGTGATGCTGGCATTCATCGCGCTGGGGTTTGTCTCGGTTAGAAAGTTGATCAGGCAATACGGCCCCCGGATGGGGCTGGAAGGAGAAGGCGACCTGGCATCGCTGCCCGTGATACTGCTAGTGCTGACGCTTTTAACGTTTTTCTCGTCACCTTTGGTGAATGGTATTTCACGGTACTACGAACACCAGGCAGACCAGTTCGGGCTGGAAGTCAACTACGGTGTGGTGCCGGACCCCAACGCGGCCGAAGCACTGGCTTTTCAAATCCTCGGCGAGCAGGACCTTGCTGACCCTGGCCCCAACCCCTTCATAGTATTTTGGCTTTACAGCCACCCACCAATTGACCAACGCATCCAGTTTGCCTTGAACTACAAACCCTGGGAGGAAGGGAAGCCCCTAGAGTTTGTCCATTCTGCTAAGTTTTGATCAGAATACGTGGTGGGTCCGGGCGCTCTGATTACGCCGTATCCTGGGCTCCCTTGGCCTCGCGGGCGGATGTGAGGTCAGCTTCCACCATCATTCTGACCAGCTGGATAAAGTCCACGCTTGGCTGCCAGCCAAGTTCCATGCGGGCGAGGGTGGCGTCGGCTCGAAGATCGTGGATCTCTCCAGTTCTCATCAGGTGGGAGTCAATTTCCACCCACTCCTCGATGGAAGGAACGTCGCCGCCGGCAGTAATCTGGCGGAGTTCCACGAAAACCTGCCGAAGGAAATCTTCCACGCTATGCGAAATTCCTGTTCCAATTACGTAATCTTTGGCCGAGCCGTTCTGCAACATGGCGTGCATGGCCTTTACATAATCGCCAGCAAACCCCCAGTCGCGTCTGGAACGCAGATTCCCCAATCTGAGTTTAGTCCGATCGCCCAGCGCCCAGCGCGCGACCGCGCGGGTGATCTTTCGAGTTACCATTTCCGGACCGCGACGTGGCGACTCGTGGTTAAACAGAATGCCGGAAACCACATAAAGGCCGCGAGCCCGGTATATTTCAGCCATCCGGTGGGCCGCCATCTTGGAAATTCCGTAGGGAGACATGGGCTGCAATGGGGTCTGCTCGCTGCGCGGGCCGTCGGCATTTCCAAACATCTCGGAAGTTGAAGCCTGATAAACACGCGTGTCGGGCTTCAGGCGTTCGACAATTTGGAGCAGGCGCGCCGTCCCTCCCGCGTTTATGTCCATTGTTTCAGCCGGGCATTCCCAACTTGTGGGAACAAACACCTGGCCGGCCAGGTTGTAGATTTCGTCGGGCCAGGCCTTTTGGAATGCCACGGCAAGGGACTCAGCGTCTCGCATGTCGCCATAGACAAACTCGATGCGGTGGACCACAGACTCGATCCAGCGCAGCGTGGCCGGTTCGCGGCGAATCAGCCCACAGACCTCATAACCCAGACCCAGCAGGTATTCGGCAAGGTAACTTCCGTCCTGTCCCGATATTCCCGTGATCAGGGCTTTCTTCATTTTTCAAAAGTCTGTGAAGCCGATCGCGTTAAAGGTTTTGAGCCGTCGGTTTGCCCACAGCCTCAAATATTATGGTGCGCCAGGGCGCAGCTGAGATTTTACCAGCGCTACAGCGCTAAAACTTCATTATAGACTTGCAGATTCGCTTCTGCGGTACGGCGCCAGGTGAATGCTGTGGCGCGAGCAAGACCGCGCTCAATCATCAGCTTCCTCTGGCCCTCATCCTCCACGGCTCTGACAACCTTCTCAGCAATGTCTTTCGGGTTGTTCGGATCGACGTAAAGTGCAGCGTCGCCCCCGACTTCAGGCAATGACGACGTTGCTGAAGCCACCACCGGCAGCCCATGGGCCATGGCTTCCAGTACCGGAAGACCGAAGCCTTCTTCAAACGATGGAAAGAGGAACACACTCGCGGCGTCATAAAGTACGAGAAGTCGCTCCGCTGGGACATAGCCCAACAGCACTACACGAGAGCCGAGTCCTTCGGTCTGGATAAAGTTGTGGACTACTTCACTGCCATGCCCATTTCCGCCGGCGATCACGAGTCGGTAACGATCTGGCAGGTGGCGGAGCGCCTTCAAAGCATTCAGCGTGTTCTTTCGTGTCTGGATCACGCCTACGGTAAAAATCATCTCATTGCCTTTCCCTACTAGTTGCTCGCGTTCTGCGGAACGGCGCTCCTGGCTGAGGGATATAGCAGGGAGATCAACTCCAAAAGGAATCAAGCGGACCTTTTCGCGTGGCACGCTCGAGTGCTTCAACAATTGATCCATGGTGTACTGCGAAGGCGTAACAATGCAGATGGCCCGCTCCACGGCTTCTAGAAGTAATGCGGCAAACTTCTGCTGGAAATCCCCGGTGGAATAGTTCTTTCCGGTGAGAGGAAACAGGTCGATGACGGTGACGATCTCTTTCCTGAACCGAAACGCCGGCGGCCGTTGCACAAGGCTGTGGAACACATCCGTTTGCCATGGCAGCCAGAATGTCCATGGATTATGATAGTAGCGAACTGAAAAATGCGGTCCGAGTGACCTCGGGCCTGGTTTCGGATGAAGAAATTCCCGTCGCGACCTAAACCTTGAGAGCCGGTAGCAGAGCAGGTAGTGGTGCTCGCATTTAATTTCGGCAAGAGATTCAATGAGTCTCCGGCAATACACTCCCACGCCAGAAGGCTGGGCGCCCACAGTATAAGTTGCATCAACAGCAATCGTCGCCATTAAATGGATTTTCGGTTTTGCAGTCCGAATTGTCGAATGATTTTTTCTGCAGCCGGCGGCACCAAGGTCCTCAGGCCTGCTGGGCGCCCACAGCGTCTTCCAGGCCGTATTCTTTGATTTTCCGGTACACCGTAGTTTTGCCGATCCCGAGCAGTTTGGCAGCACGCAGGCGGTCACCCCCTGTCATTTCCAGGGCCCGTCGAATGGCGTCCCTCTCCATCTCCCGCAA is a genomic window of Acidobacteriota bacterium containing:
- a CDS encoding M48 family peptidase; protein product: MKICLRLAAVPFLAVVCFQGSACGGVHHQAFENSALQEQRSAAPPRVQALTVPKGYELSAQKKAEALAYSHIQYVLYFSGVVLVLLIYSFLWRAKIALAFRNWARHLSSRHFVQCLVFAPLFFFTVRLLLFPFVYYSDFIIEHRFGLMTQGVGLWMADWGKDLVLFLVAGTLMVAIFYWVVRCSPHRWWFYFWVATIPITLFVIFIEPFVVEPLFYKFTPLDATHPALVTRIELMLHRADLEIPRQRILEMDASSKTNTLNAYVSGLGASKRVVVWDTTLEKMTEDETLLVLGHEAGHYVLDHILKEFALIELVMLAFIALGFVSVRKLIRQYGPRMGLEGEGDLASLPVILLVLTLLTFFSSPLVNGISRYYEHQADQFGLEVNYGVVPDPNAAEALAFQILGEQDLADPGPNPFIVFWLYSHPPIDQRIQFALNYKPWEEGKPLEFVHSAKF
- a CDS encoding integration host factor subunit beta gives rise to the protein MIKLDLVNDVVNRTGITKTKAEIAVETVFGSMKKALAKGERIELRGFGVFNVKPRKTGIGRNPRTGAEVNIVPGKAVRFKPGKELQSLP
- a CDS encoding dCTP deaminase; its protein translation is MSVKNDRWIRRMVQEKQMIEPFAENQKRDGVISYGLSSYGYDLRVADEYKIFTNVNNSIVDPKSFDERSFVEFKGPVCIVPPNSFALARSVEYFRIPRSILTICVGKSTYARCGIIVNVTPLEPEWEGYVTLEISNTTPLPARVYSNEGLCQIVFFESDEVCETSYKDKKGKYQSQQGIVLPRI
- a CDS encoding GDP-mannose 4,6-dehydratase, with amino-acid sequence MKKALITGISGQDGSYLAEYLLGLGYEVCGLIRREPATLRWIESVVHRIEFVYGDMRDAESLAVAFQKAWPDEIYNLAGQVFVPTSWECPAETMDINAGGTARLLQIVERLKPDTRVYQASTSEMFGNADGPRSEQTPLQPMSPYGISKMAAHRMAEIYRARGLYVVSGILFNHESPRRGPEMVTRKITRAVARWALGDRTKLRLGNLRSRRDWGFAGDYVKAMHAMLQNGSAKDYVIGTGISHSVEDFLRQVFVELRQITAGGDVPSIEEWVEIDSHLMRTGEIHDLRADATLARMELGWQPSVDFIQLVRMMVEADLTSAREAKGAQDTA
- the priA gene encoding primosomal protein N' — its product is MSESQFRPKASRRRSPTPTLVSVAVLAALQRQLTYSVPNGLDVRIGQRVLVPLGSRRVTGVVLSAAPPLPPGVDARAVIQVLDSEPVLSPELLTLGMWIAEYYLSPLGEVFRAMLPLRPHSRKVPVVRLTEAGRKHLGKMSHSLLEETRQSSELDLLKHVADHPAVALEALRRKFQSTSPGIVRRAIERRLLAVSSVERERGERKVMAIRLAGPLGRKPPKLSPVARRIVEALDRDGEVHDHRELLKSTRGSLAHLRTLQALGLIEFADAVDDGAASIGLSEFRHTLTASQGRVLEDLTHRLHCGEFRTVLLHGITASGKTEIYMRLVERCLESGRTALILVPEIALTPAIHDQFRMRFGSAMAVLHSGLAEGQRHDAWWRVRRGEARVVLGTRSALFAPLENLGAIIVDEEHESSYKQDETPRYHARDTAVVRGRLSKALVVLGSATPSLESYANTEEGKYYLLTMSERVGRRPLASVEIIDMREEFRQTQTQTQVPISRRMREEVEAQLQSGQQTMFLLNRRGYSWFLLCRSCGQAEQCVNCSISLTYHRRENRLICHYCGYQASVPVRCRSCDSEYLYYVGEGTEKLEQKLAEMFPAARVARLDRDAARRPGQYLKILADFRDGKIDILVGTQMIAKGHDFPGVTLVGIVSADTSLSLPDFRAAERTFQLLTQAAGRAGRGESPGRVLVQTFYPEHYAIRLAAEQDYIKFFNKELHFRRMMHYPPAAALADVVVRDKKLEHAVRMAAKIGKFFESLGELTRGVRILGPGPAPLARIERYYRIQFLLKASSRSRLNVILRRLAEECDQLDVPSHALMIDMDPVNLM
- a CDS encoding glycosyltransferase family 1 protein; this translates as MATIAVDATYTVGAQPSGVGVYCRRLIESLAEIKCEHHYLLCYRLSRFRSRREFLHPKPGPRSLGPHFSVRYYHNPWTFWLPWQTDVFHSLVQRPPAFRFRKEIVTVIDLFPLTGKNYSTGDFQQKFAALLLEAVERAICIVTPSQYTMDQLLKHSSVPREKVRLIPFGVDLPAISLSQERRSAEREQLVGKGNEMIFTVGVIQTRKNTLNALKALRHLPDRYRLVIAGGNGHGSEVVHNFIQTEGLGSRVVLLGYVPAERLLVLYDAASVFLFPSFEEGFGLPVLEAMAHGLPVVASATSSLPEVGGDAALYVDPNNPKDIAEKVVRAVEDEGQRKLMIERGLARATAFTWRRTAEANLQVYNEVLAL